From the Oceanobacillus kimchii X50 genome, the window GTATTTCTCTGCAGATAATAATTCTTCAAGTTCCTTTTCGTCGGATGGTTCAATCACAATCATCCAAGCTTTTTCATATGGAGATTCATTAACATACTCTGGGCTATCTTCCAACTCATCGTTGATTTCGACTACTTTTCCACTTACTGGTGCATAGAGTTCAGATACTGTCTTTACAGACTCTACACTCCCAAAGGGTTCATCAGCTTTTAACTCTTCCCCAATTTCAGGAAGTTCGACAAACACAATGTCTCCCAATTCATCTTGAGCAAAGTCTGTAATCCCGATGCGTAATTTCCCATCTTCTTGTTTTACCCATTCGTGCTCTTTAGAATACAATAAATCTTGTGGCAAACTCATAAACAATCCCTCCAAATTATCATTCCATTTTAACTATACAATCTATAATATCATTTTTCTAGTTAAAATTACTTCCAAACCTTTTCAAAGGAATCTTCTTTAAACCCAATTGTTAGATTTTTCCCGTCCGTAACAATCGGGCGTTTAATTAGCATACCATCCGAACTTAATAAATCTGCTATCTCTTTCTCGGATAACTGATTGACTTTATCTTTAATATTAAGTTCCCGATACTTTTTCCCGCTTGTATTGAAAAATTTCTTTGCAGGAAACTCACTGATATCCATCCAATTTTGAATCTGATCAGAAGAAGGAGTCTCGTTCACAATATGTATTGCTTCATAGTCTATTTGATTATCATCAAACCATTTTTTTGCTTTCTTACATGTGCCACAATTAGGATACCAATAAAATTTTATAGCCATCATATTCCTCCTACATGTTTTCTTATCGTGGACATTTTACCACATTTGATTTCGTTATACATCTAGTTGGTATGAGTTTAAAAAAACAAAATAACTCCTAATTGAAAACGTATCTCTCATCTATAGGTGAAATATCACCTGGAACAAGTGACAAAAGATATAACCAAGAAATTAC encodes:
- a CDS encoding arsenate reductase family protein; translated protein: MAIKFYWYPNCGTCKKAKKWFDDNQIDYEAIHIVNETPSSDQIQNWMDISEFPAKKFFNTSGKKYRELNIKDKVNQLSEKEIADLLSSDGMLIKRPIVTDGKNLTIGFKEDSFEKVWK
- the gcvH gene encoding glycine cleavage system protein GcvH; the encoded protein is MSLPQDLLYSKEHEWVKQEDGKLRIGITDFAQDELGDIVFVELPEIGEELKADEPFGSVESVKTVSELYAPVSGKVVEINDELEDSPEYVNESPYEKAWMIVIEPSDEKELEELLSAEKYEAFIQD